Proteins encoded together in one Pantoea sp. CCBC3-3-1 window:
- a CDS encoding DHHA2 domain-containing protein encodes MIHVFGHINPDSDAICTTVVTAHWLTGRGMDARAWRLGEANRETRFIFDAAGLTLPPLLAFPLKDERVWLVDFTEPAQGPDDLLRSNVVGITDHHRLGGLITQLPPEVHIRPVGSSATLLWLLMDAEARRMLPPTLAVLLLGALLSDTVNLRSPTTTEDDIRSATELGALSGVNRRAFARDLLTAKTDVSGLSAQQLLDRDLKAFVIAGTDVRIAQIEVSSPSQVAPVMNDLLAALAYLADQSGAGLAVLMLTDIRTGFSTLYFAGRESVNVASCSVPGMLSRKKQLLPWLESRLNQNGGSL; translated from the coding sequence GTGATACACGTTTTTGGCCACATTAATCCTGACAGCGACGCCATCTGCACGACCGTCGTCACCGCACACTGGCTGACCGGGCGCGGAATGGATGCCCGCGCATGGCGTCTCGGCGAGGCTAACCGGGAAACCCGCTTTATCTTTGACGCCGCCGGCCTCACGCTGCCGCCGCTGCTCGCTTTTCCGCTAAAGGATGAACGGGTCTGGCTGGTCGATTTCACCGAACCGGCACAGGGGCCTGACGACCTGCTCCGGAGCAACGTCGTGGGCATCACTGACCACCACCGGCTGGGCGGGCTGATAACGCAACTGCCGCCGGAGGTACATATTCGCCCGGTTGGCAGCAGCGCCACGCTGCTCTGGCTGCTGATGGACGCAGAAGCGCGCCGCATGCTGCCCCCGACGCTCGCCGTGCTTCTGCTGGGCGCACTCCTGAGTGATACCGTGAATCTTCGCTCGCCGACCACCACCGAAGACGATATCCGTTCGGCGACCGAACTGGGCGCACTGTCTGGCGTAAACCGCAGAGCCTTCGCCCGTGACCTCCTCACCGCAAAAACAGACGTCAGCGGCCTCAGCGCACAGCAGCTGCTGGACAGGGACCTCAAGGCCTTCGTCATTGCCGGCACCGACGTGCGCATAGCCCAGATTGAGGTCAGCTCACCGTCACAGGTTGCCCCCGTGATGAACGACCTGCTCGCAGCACTGGCGTATCTGGCAGACCAGTCGGGAGCTGGCCTGGCGGTGCTGATGCTGACCGACATTCGTACCGGGTTCTCAACGCTTTACTTCGCCGGGCGGGAGAGCGTTAACGTCGCCTCCTGCTCCGTACCGGGCATGCTCAGCCGCAAAAAGCAGCTTCTGCCGTGGCTTGAGTCCCGCCTTAACCAGAACGGAGGTTCATTATGA
- a CDS encoding integrating conjugative element protein, with protein MRKTVKKTPSFSAVRVSLLLTGSLLTVLPAAHAADDDNTILGMSLPQVNNSAIGYGKSVDGAVSDKLFYTLGGGSVISQPATRGNMQKLGLNTGWSSDMMCGNFDLKTTVGNQLNGVTSGFKNLMGDVIQGATGAVASLPAMVIQRANPGLYDMLTNGVLQANVSFDKAQLNCQNMAKKMMDFSDSSNWTQQAMMDEYKSVVNSGDSDAVRADEAGRKVTGASGSNWIGGEKRGGAGQPAIRVTHDLIAAGYNMMNGLPVTANSTVGESSCNGGACSKFGSAEEAAAMTVKVLGDKSMRTCANASECTSGNAENQPGTTVAGTGFAPLLEDATKANAEQLVKLVNGTEKPTAENLAKLKTGGLPVTAGVIKALQRDPDNAALTARLAGELAMSDTVETALLMRRMMVTGMSEPNAAAQPKAIGAAGERIESLDREIAALKTEMEMKRELSRNSVLTIIERENQRVETNPQTQADDNTDSRFNQMATPKQAE; from the coding sequence CAGCCGTTCGCGTTAGCCTGCTGCTGACCGGCTCCCTGCTGACGGTTCTTCCGGCGGCACACGCAGCCGATGATGACAACACCATCCTCGGCATGTCCCTGCCGCAGGTGAACAACAGCGCCATCGGTTATGGCAAGTCCGTGGATGGTGCCGTGTCTGACAAACTGTTCTATACCCTGGGCGGCGGGTCGGTCATTTCCCAGCCGGCCACGCGCGGCAATATGCAGAAGCTGGGGCTGAACACCGGCTGGAGCAGTGACATGATGTGCGGCAACTTCGACCTGAAAACCACCGTCGGCAACCAGCTCAACGGCGTCACGTCCGGCTTTAAGAACCTGATGGGCGACGTGATTCAGGGGGCAACGGGTGCGGTGGCCAGTCTGCCGGCGATGGTCATTCAGCGGGCCAACCCCGGTCTGTATGACATGCTCACCAACGGTGTGCTTCAGGCCAATGTGTCATTCGACAAGGCGCAGCTCAACTGCCAGAACATGGCGAAAAAGATGATGGACTTCAGCGACAGCAGTAACTGGACACAGCAGGCCATGATGGACGAATACAAATCTGTTGTGAACAGCGGAGACAGTGACGCGGTCCGGGCCGATGAGGCGGGGCGGAAAGTCACCGGTGCGTCGGGCAGCAACTGGATCGGGGGAGAAAAACGTGGCGGCGCGGGCCAGCCCGCCATCCGGGTCACCCATGATCTGATCGCTGCCGGCTACAACATGATGAACGGTTTGCCGGTCACGGCGAATTCAACGGTGGGCGAAAGCAGCTGTAACGGCGGCGCATGCTCTAAATTCGGTAGCGCGGAAGAGGCGGCTGCCATGACCGTGAAGGTGCTGGGCGACAAATCCATGCGCACCTGTGCCAACGCCAGCGAATGCACCAGTGGTAATGCCGAGAACCAGCCCGGGACGACCGTTGCCGGCACCGGCTTTGCGCCCCTGCTGGAAGACGCAACGAAAGCCAACGCGGAGCAGCTGGTTAAACTGGTTAATGGTACGGAGAAGCCCACGGCGGAGAATCTGGCTAAGCTGAAAACCGGCGGGCTGCCGGTGACGGCCGGCGTGATTAAAGCCCTGCAGCGTGATCCGGATAATGCGGCCCTGACCGCCCGCCTTGCCGGCGAGCTGGCCATGTCTGACACGGTGGAAACGGCCCTGCTGATGCGCCGCATGATGGTCACCGGCATGTCAGAGCCTAATGCCGCCGCCCAGCCAAAAGCAATCGGTGCTGCCGGTGAGCGCATTGAGTCGCTGGACCGTGAAATCGCGGCGCTCAAAACCGAGATGGAGATGAAGCGCGAGCTGTCACGCAACTCTGTACTGACCATTATCGAGCGCGAAAACCAGCGTGTTGAAACCAACCCGCAGACCCAGGCTGATGACAATACTGACAGCCGCTTCAATCAGATGGCCACGCCGAAACAGGCCGAATGA
- a CDS encoding site-specific integrase, whose translation MLIPPNEQSLLLAERWLKLLSDLGRAQGTLTAYRSALHHYFSFCSENEIEPEKARFEDLAAYIRPQLPGMPYPAASATLQLRLSAIRLWYDFLVYQDICSLNPLPRAGLPGAIYTGRGLVPRITRLPVIPDNEQWLRFLKHVSAASLRDRLMLALAYFGALRRAEVTALTLEDIDPAHRLIRIRPETTKSRRERVVCYGPDITPVLANLFRQLKRAGRTQGALFRSFSDRNYGTPLSVWSWSKTVRRWALDTGLPQITTHTFRHLRLTHLARAGWKLHELATYAGHRDPRTTQIYIHLSGSDLSGRITAAVAETDRKIAGLIFQAGAY comes from the coding sequence ATGCTGATCCCACCGAATGAACAAAGCCTATTGCTGGCAGAGCGCTGGCTGAAACTGTTATCCGATCTCGGGCGGGCGCAGGGCACACTCACCGCCTACCGTAGCGCCCTTCATCATTACTTTTCGTTCTGCAGCGAGAACGAAATTGAACCTGAAAAAGCCCGGTTTGAAGACCTCGCCGCCTACATCCGCCCTCAGCTGCCTGGCATGCCTTACCCTGCGGCCAGTGCCACGCTCCAGCTGCGCCTGTCTGCTATCCGTCTCTGGTATGACTTTCTTGTTTATCAGGATATATGCAGTCTCAATCCGCTACCCCGCGCGGGTTTACCGGGTGCCATTTATACCGGGCGGGGGCTTGTCCCGCGTATCACCCGCTTACCTGTAATACCTGACAATGAACAATGGCTGAGATTTCTTAAACATGTTTCAGCTGCTTCCCTGCGGGACCGGCTGATGCTCGCACTGGCCTATTTTGGTGCACTCCGCCGTGCAGAGGTGACAGCCCTGACGCTTGAGGATATCGACCCTGCTCATCGCCTGATCCGTATCCGCCCGGAAACAACGAAAAGCCGGCGTGAAAGGGTTGTGTGCTATGGTCCGGACATTACGCCGGTACTGGCAAACCTTTTCCGGCAGCTGAAGCGGGCTGGCCGGACACAGGGGGCGTTGTTCCGTTCATTTTCTGATCGTAATTACGGCACTCCTCTTTCTGTGTGGAGCTGGAGTAAAACCGTGCGCAGATGGGCTCTGGATACGGGGCTTCCACAGATTACAACCCACACCTTTCGCCATCTTCGCCTGACCCATCTGGCTCGGGCCGGCTGGAAGCTGCATGAGCTGGCGACTTATGCTGGACACAGAGATCCGCGCACCACACAGATTTATATCCATCTGTCAGGGTCCGATCTGTCTGGCCGGATAACCGCAGCCGTAGCTGAAACCGACAGGAAAATCGCTGGCCTTATTTTTCAGGCGGGGGCTTACTGA
- the crcB gene encoding fluoride efflux transporter CrcB, protein MNQLFAVITGGALGCVIRWQLGARLNALFPDLPPGTLLVNLLGGFIIGAALAYFLRHPGLDPAWRLLITTGLCGGMTTFSTFSAEVFALLQSGSYAWAAASVLIHVLGSLAMTAAGFYIMTLCG, encoded by the coding sequence GTGAATCAGCTTTTTGCCGTCATCACCGGCGGTGCTTTAGGGTGTGTTATCCGCTGGCAGCTGGGCGCGCGCCTGAATGCGCTTTTTCCGGACCTGCCGCCGGGGACGCTGCTGGTCAACCTGCTGGGTGGATTTATCATCGGGGCGGCCCTGGCGTATTTTCTGCGCCATCCCGGCCTCGATCCGGCCTGGCGGCTGCTCATTACCACCGGGCTGTGTGGAGGAATGACGACCTTCTCCACATTTTCAGCTGAGGTTTTTGCCCTGCTGCAGTCAGGCAGCTATGCCTGGGCAGCCGCCTCGGTGCTGATACACGTGCTGGGTTCGCTGGCCATGACGGCGGCCGGATTTTATATCATGACGCTGTGTGGTTAA
- a CDS encoding conjugal transfer protein TraG N-terminal domain-containing protein, translating to MTTNSYLEYFLTLLGWVINNGLWNVLLGTGLFVLPLAFKVVGIWMRVREEGEDEGNKGMLSLPRIENALYAGFLVMIACCVPLINVSLSTMQYDTTRAKTCGVWTPKAPDESGYAGVVSSLNDQTAAAPVWWVLIHKLSKGVTQAAVATIPCRPDMRQIRFEVQHTRIDNKALAQELQDFTNDCYSVALYLWKQQDQGQTKDKSTLRDIEWIGSSTFLSRYYPSLQSKLPRAAFPWADSRDSGRPNTGRGGYPTCSEWWSSADTGLKARVKDQADPDMWLRISAAMKMSGFNESDYQEAVIRRLVSPESLTVSQTGHVYAGYGGNADFTLDNAAARVASVAGASLGSLAAFPAFDAMRQALPMVQAILLMAVYVMLPLILAFAAYEFKTVITLTFVMFALNFLTFWWELARWLDSWLLTALYSSDTHSRFNMAGLQNSTDDLIMNLVMGTMFLVLPAVWLGALSWAGVNVAVALSNAIQKGTETAQNSGGKLGDAAANTITSKTTR from the coding sequence ATGACAACAAACAGCTATCTTGAGTATTTTCTCACGCTGCTCGGCTGGGTCATCAACAATGGCCTGTGGAACGTCCTGCTGGGTACCGGCCTTTTTGTTCTGCCACTGGCCTTTAAGGTGGTGGGTATCTGGATGCGGGTTCGTGAAGAAGGGGAGGATGAAGGTAACAAGGGGATGCTGTCGCTGCCCCGTATTGAAAACGCGCTGTATGCCGGGTTCCTGGTGATGATTGCCTGCTGTGTGCCGCTGATTAACGTCAGCCTCAGCACAATGCAGTACGACACGACCCGGGCTAAAACCTGTGGCGTCTGGACCCCGAAAGCGCCGGATGAAAGCGGTTATGCCGGCGTGGTCTCCAGTCTCAACGACCAGACGGCCGCAGCACCGGTGTGGTGGGTGCTGATTCATAAACTCTCAAAAGGGGTCACCCAGGCGGCCGTGGCGACCATCCCCTGCCGGCCGGACATGCGGCAAATCCGCTTTGAGGTGCAGCACACGCGCATCGATAACAAAGCGCTGGCGCAGGAGCTGCAGGACTTCACCAACGACTGTTACTCCGTCGCGCTCTATCTCTGGAAGCAGCAGGACCAGGGGCAGACAAAGGACAAAAGCACACTGCGTGATATCGAATGGATCGGCAGCAGTACCTTCCTGAGCCGGTACTATCCCTCACTGCAGTCGAAACTGCCCCGGGCAGCGTTCCCGTGGGCCGACAGCCGGGACAGCGGCCGGCCCAATACCGGCAGAGGCGGGTATCCCACCTGCAGCGAGTGGTGGAGCAGTGCGGATACCGGTCTGAAAGCCCGCGTGAAGGACCAAGCTGACCCGGATATGTGGCTGCGCATCTCGGCCGCCATGAAAATGTCAGGCTTTAATGAGAGTGACTACCAGGAAGCCGTCATCCGTCGCCTGGTAAGCCCGGAAAGCCTGACGGTCTCACAGACGGGGCATGTGTATGCCGGCTATGGCGGCAACGCTGATTTTACCCTTGATAATGCCGCGGCGCGTGTGGCCTCTGTTGCCGGGGCCTCTCTGGGCAGTCTGGCCGCATTCCCGGCGTTCGATGCGATGCGGCAGGCGCTGCCGATGGTGCAGGCCATCCTGCTGATGGCAGTCTATGTCATGTTACCGCTGATCCTGGCGTTTGCTGCTTACGAGTTCAAGACCGTTATTACGCTGACCTTTGTGATGTTCGCCCTGAACTTCCTCACGTTCTGGTGGGAACTGGCCCGATGGCTGGACAGCTGGCTGTTAACTGCATTGTACAGTTCAGACACTCACAGCCGCTTTAATATGGCAGGGCTGCAGAACAGTACCGATGACCTGATTATGAATCTGGTTATGGGCACTATGTTTCTCGTACTACCTGCTGTTTGGTTAGGGGCATTATCATGGGCAGGGGTAAACGTCGCTGTAGCCTTGAGCAACGCAATCCAAAAAGGTACTGAGACAGCTCAGAATAGCGGAGGAAAATTAGGTGATGCAGCGGCTAATACGATAACCAGCAAAACTACGAGATAA
- a CDS encoding VOC family protein, translating into MRKQKRCMGYVAVVVDDYDRAIEYYTDKLGFTLIEDTPQPGKRWVVVTPDPDSDCAILLARASNDRQEGFIGNQCGGRVFLFLQTDNFWRDYNAMNAKGVHFCQEPREEEYGMVVVFEDIYGNRWDLYQNRQT; encoded by the coding sequence ATGAGAAAACAGAAGCGATGTATGGGGTATGTGGCTGTTGTGGTCGATGACTACGATCGTGCAATTGAGTATTACACCGATAAGCTGGGCTTTACCCTGATTGAGGACACGCCGCAGCCGGGTAAGCGCTGGGTCGTGGTGACGCCGGACCCTGACAGCGACTGTGCTATTCTTCTTGCCCGCGCGTCGAACGATCGGCAGGAAGGCTTTATCGGCAATCAGTGCGGCGGACGGGTTTTTCTGTTCCTGCAGACCGACAACTTCTGGCGCGACTACAATGCTATGAATGCAAAAGGCGTCCACTTCTGTCAGGAGCCGCGGGAGGAAGAATACGGAATGGTTGTCGTGTTTGAGGACATCTATGGCAATCGCTGGGACCTTTACCAGAACAGACAGACCTGA
- a CDS encoding 2,3-diphosphoglycerate-dependent phosphoglycerate mutase — translation MASATLILLRHGESQWNRENRFTGWTDVPLTVRGRQEADRAGDALRAAGLMPDRVFTSVMTRCVHTVWRVLDRLDRSWTPVEKSWRLNERHYGALQGLNKDDAARIMGEETVRLWRKSFSGIPPADAEAPAQLRRDLRYRRVALADLPATESLEMTLRRVMPYWQHAVVPQLRCGSSVLVVAHGNTLRALTAFLDGMPYDSVAQLHIPTGVPVVYQMDAAAQVVSRDVLNIKKKE, via the coding sequence GTGGCCTCTGCAACGCTGATCCTTTTGCGTCACGGCGAAAGCCAGTGGAACCGGGAAAACCGTTTTACCGGATGGACAGACGTGCCGCTGACGGTCAGGGGGCGGCAGGAGGCCGACCGGGCCGGTGACGCGTTGCGGGCAGCGGGCCTGATGCCCGACCGGGTCTTCACCTCGGTGATGACACGCTGCGTTCACACGGTCTGGCGGGTGCTGGACCGTCTTGACCGCAGCTGGACGCCCGTGGAAAAGAGCTGGCGACTGAATGAGCGCCACTACGGGGCGCTGCAGGGGCTGAACAAGGACGACGCTGCCCGGATAATGGGGGAAGAGACTGTCCGGCTCTGGCGCAAAAGCTTCAGCGGCATTCCGCCCGCGGACGCGGAGGCTCCGGCGCAGCTGCGTCGGGATCTGCGCTACCGCCGCGTTGCGCTGGCCGACCTGCCTGCAACGGAAAGCCTGGAAATGACGCTGCGCCGCGTCATGCCGTACTGGCAGCATGCTGTGGTACCGCAGTTACGCTGCGGAAGTTCCGTTCTGGTTGTGGCGCACGGCAACACGCTGCGCGCCCTGACCGCCTTCCTGGACGGCATGCCTTACGACAGCGTGGCACAGCTGCACATCCCGACCGGCGTGCCGGTCGTATATCAGATGGATGCGGCCGCCCAGGTCGTGTCCCGTGATGTTCTGAATATTAAAAAAAAGGAGTGA
- the umuD gene encoding translesion error-prone DNA polymerase V autoproteolytic subunit produces MAAIARLTGSNSSLACVPLFGDGVSCGFPSPAQDYVEKRLSLDDLCIRYPESTYLVRAEGDSMRNAGIRDGDLLIVECIREAKHGDIVIAAVNGEFTCKRLQLLPSPALVPANPAYSAIPLTDDIETVVFGVVRHLVHSFKFRDA; encoded by the coding sequence ATGGCAGCGATCGCCAGACTTACAGGCAGCAATTCATCATTGGCATGCGTTCCGTTGTTTGGTGATGGGGTTTCATGTGGGTTCCCTTCTCCTGCTCAGGATTATGTCGAAAAGCGTCTTTCCCTTGATGACCTTTGTATTCGCTATCCGGAAAGCACCTACCTGGTGCGGGCAGAAGGTGACTCAATGCGTAACGCCGGCATCAGAGACGGAGATTTACTTATAGTTGAATGTATTCGTGAGGCCAAGCACGGTGATATTGTCATTGCAGCTGTAAATGGAGAATTTACCTGTAAACGACTGCAGTTGTTGCCCTCTCCTGCCCTGGTGCCAGCTAATCCCGCATATTCAGCAATACCCCTGACTGATGACATCGAAACAGTTGTCTTCGGTGTGGTACGCCATCTTGTGCATTCATTCAAGTTCAGGGACGCTTAA
- the eno gene encoding phosphopyruvate hydratase, whose product MRFTLDNVTAREILDSRGNPTVEVEARTTDGMMARASVPSGASTGSREAAERRDGDAHRFGGKGVLDAVRAVNTEICQAVRGSDVREQRQLDNIMLALDGTENKSRLGANAILGVSLAVARLAAQASHEPLWRYLGGLQANLLPVPCMNIINGGVHARGQGADFQEFMIAPHGAPTLREAVRQGSEVYQALRQILLDNNLSAAVGDEGGFAPAVSSNRDPLAFIVQAIEKAGYRPGEDISICMDPASSEFFADGKYHLRTEGSALSAAEMTAYYGELMDQFPVILLEDGLAEDDWAGWKHLHRQLAGRAELVGDDLFVTNVKYIQRGIDENLASAALIKLNQIGSLSETLDAVALCQRHGWGAFMSHRSGETTDTFLADLTVALRAGHLKTGAPCRGERVEKYNQLMRIEQALGDDAHYAGLHAFVRRT is encoded by the coding sequence ATGCGCTTTACACTGGATAACGTAACCGCCCGTGAAATTCTTGACTCGCGCGGCAACCCCACCGTTGAAGTTGAAGCCCGGACTACGGACGGGATGATGGCGCGCGCCTCGGTGCCTTCCGGGGCCAGTACCGGCTCGCGCGAGGCCGCAGAGCGCCGCGACGGTGACGCACACCGTTTTGGCGGTAAAGGCGTGCTGGATGCCGTCAGGGCGGTTAATACGGAAATCTGCCAGGCCGTGCGCGGCAGCGACGTGCGCGAACAGCGTCAGCTGGACAACATCATGCTGGCGCTGGACGGCACGGAGAACAAGAGTCGCCTGGGTGCCAATGCCATTCTGGGCGTGTCGCTGGCGGTGGCCCGGCTGGCGGCACAGGCCTCCCACGAGCCGCTGTGGCGCTACCTGGGTGGCCTGCAGGCGAACCTGCTGCCCGTGCCGTGCATGAACATTATCAACGGCGGCGTGCACGCCCGCGGTCAGGGCGCGGACTTTCAGGAGTTCATGATAGCCCCGCACGGCGCACCCACGCTGCGCGAGGCCGTACGTCAGGGCAGCGAGGTCTACCAGGCGCTGCGCCAGATCCTGCTGGACAACAACCTGTCGGCGGCAGTGGGCGACGAAGGCGGTTTTGCGCCCGCCGTGTCGTCAAACCGCGACCCGCTGGCGTTTATCGTACAGGCCATTGAGAAAGCCGGATACCGGCCCGGAGAAGACATCAGCATCTGCATGGACCCTGCCTCAAGTGAGTTTTTCGCAGACGGCAAATATCATCTGCGCACCGAGGGCAGCGCGCTGAGCGCGGCGGAAATGACGGCATACTACGGCGAGCTGATGGACCAGTTTCCCGTCATCCTGCTGGAAGACGGCCTGGCCGAGGACGACTGGGCGGGCTGGAAGCATTTGCACCGGCAGCTTGCGGGCAGGGCCGAACTGGTTGGTGACGACCTGTTTGTCACCAACGTGAAGTATATCCAGCGCGGCATTGACGAAAACCTCGCCAGCGCCGCACTGATTAAACTCAATCAGATAGGCTCGCTCAGCGAAACGCTGGACGCCGTGGCGCTCTGCCAGCGGCACGGCTGGGGCGCGTTCATGTCCCACCGCAGCGGGGAAACCACGGACACGTTCCTTGCCGACCTGACGGTGGCCCTGCGCGCGGGACACCTGAAAACCGGCGCGCCGTGCCGCGGCGAACGCGTGGAAAAGTACAACCAGCTGATGCGCATTGAGCAGGCGCTGGGTGACGATGCGCACTACGCGGGGCTTCATGCGTTTGTGCGCCGCACGTAG
- a CDS encoding universal stress protein codes for MTCYTHALILVNDKNDGTLLLKRAVALAQPLGMKITLAHISDDYREMNYVSDSLMDDVVSEEVLKGKAFMSELAASVPETVDTRELVTMRRVEDVEKCIAELGVDLVLAGHRNRFMGMLTSRSADYINHLTVDVLITHLTD; via the coding sequence ATGACCTGCTACACCCACGCACTGATACTTGTGAACGATAAAAACGACGGCACTCTTCTGCTGAAACGGGCGGTCGCGCTGGCGCAGCCGCTCGGCATGAAAATCACCCTGGCGCACATCAGCGACGACTACCGGGAGATGAACTACGTGTCTGACAGCCTGATGGACGACGTCGTGTCGGAGGAGGTGCTGAAAGGCAAAGCGTTTATGAGTGAGCTGGCGGCCTCCGTGCCTGAGACGGTAGACACTCGGGAGCTGGTGACCATGCGCCGCGTTGAGGACGTGGAGAAGTGCATCGCGGAGCTGGGCGTGGACCTCGTGCTTGCCGGGCACCGAAACCGCTTTATGGGAATGCTCACCTCCCGCTCGGCGGACTACATCAACCACCTTACGGTGGATGTGCTTATCACTCACCTGACTGACTGA
- a CDS encoding tyrosine-type recombinase/integrase produces MSGKKNTVTYIPFKRTDYQLSDALSPEEKDAIRTGYRRSAALDRPDSLPYLLLPLQDIASRSSISVRLARITLLAVLAETHRSGQPCWQWTQERWLTLCEQHCSGRPLLAAFAFHLGPFSSPLSLPVHGAPSLYASAIYGRSIVSHEINRLTDVLISMGYAGQNQKHNMSGMLGVLMLMNNDPRLETFTTDLLWRGQNCHDRGIARATGKISCALAAMGIIESPLRMRNYQEWHEKPTQGIAPDWARWCRMWRETSVLRPRSRETQYSFILRCGLWLAREKPEICEPSDWTMETCASFIAMVGRLKVDELSLDTKKGGRQSKRSGEPLMPHSRSRFVYAIRRFMLDYESWGWGRLKFSPARHLSTPDTPLFRQGVSPRVIDDPVWLRLVWASLNLRQEDLLSEIHYPLSMLQAMAVIWTHAGLRQNELLRLTMNCVTPQVDDILQENSSPVPAGTLCYLSVPAGKTSKAFVKPVSSVVKKYVDIWLSERPQEQAAFTDERTGEKVRYLFQNRGKPVGRNIINLTVIPLLCARAGMSVEDSRGPITSHRGRASAVTALASVAGGMSLHELMQWSGHSSPQSTLHYIRIRPTQLAASFVKADRVSHMISVLIDHDPEAASLTGPATYYDLGDSYCTNPFWSSCQHRMACIGCDFNLLKDSARGLIMESKASIRRYLEEVPLTPDERSILEQDAEKVERVLTRLDPQS; encoded by the coding sequence ATGAGTGGAAAAAAAAACACAGTCACTTATATACCTTTCAAACGCACAGATTATCAGCTGAGCGATGCGCTGAGTCCTGAGGAAAAAGACGCGATACGTACAGGCTACCGGCGGTCTGCTGCGCTCGATCGGCCAGATTCCCTGCCATATTTGCTGCTGCCTCTGCAGGACATTGCCTCACGAAGCAGTATCAGTGTCAGACTTGCCAGAATTACCCTCCTTGCCGTTCTTGCAGAAACGCACCGGTCGGGTCAGCCCTGCTGGCAGTGGACGCAGGAAAGATGGTTAACGCTCTGTGAGCAACACTGTTCCGGCAGGCCCCTGCTTGCTGCTTTTGCCTTTCATCTCGGTCCGTTTTCTTCTCCGCTCAGCCTGCCAGTGCATGGCGCACCGTCGTTGTACGCCAGTGCTATATATGGCCGGAGTATTGTCAGTCATGAAATTAACCGGCTGACAGACGTTCTGATCTCAATGGGATATGCCGGGCAGAATCAGAAGCACAATATGTCCGGTATGCTGGGTGTACTGATGCTGATGAACAACGACCCGCGTCTTGAAACTTTTACGACAGACCTCCTGTGGCGGGGGCAGAACTGCCACGACCGGGGAATCGCAAGAGCTACGGGGAAAATATCCTGTGCGCTTGCTGCTATGGGAATTATAGAGAGCCCCCTGAGAATGCGTAACTATCAGGAATGGCATGAAAAGCCAACACAAGGTATCGCACCTGACTGGGCGCGGTGGTGCCGGATGTGGCGGGAAACGTCGGTACTCCGCCCCCGCTCCAGAGAAACTCAGTACAGTTTTATTCTCCGCTGTGGCCTGTGGCTTGCCCGGGAAAAGCCGGAAATATGCGAGCCCTCTGACTGGACAATGGAAACCTGCGCCAGCTTTATTGCAATGGTCGGCAGACTGAAAGTAGACGAGCTGTCACTGGATACAAAGAAAGGGGGCAGACAATCAAAACGCTCAGGAGAACCCCTGATGCCGCATTCCCGCAGCCGGTTTGTTTATGCCATTCGCCGTTTTATGCTTGATTATGAAAGCTGGGGATGGGGGCGATTAAAGTTCAGTCCGGCCCGCCATCTGTCCACGCCTGATACACCGCTGTTTCGTCAGGGCGTGAGCCCCCGCGTTATTGATGATCCGGTCTGGCTCAGACTGGTCTGGGCGAGTCTGAACCTGCGTCAGGAAGATTTGCTGAGCGAAATTCATTATCCCCTGTCTATGCTTCAGGCTATGGCGGTTATCTGGACGCATGCCGGGCTGCGACAGAACGAGCTGTTGCGCCTGACAATGAACTGCGTTACCCCACAGGTGGATGACATTCTGCAGGAAAACAGCAGCCCTGTCCCGGCCGGTACTCTGTGCTATCTCAGCGTACCAGCCGGCAAAACGTCTAAAGCTTTTGTTAAGCCAGTCTCGTCTGTTGTGAAAAAATATGTCGATATCTGGCTCAGTGAGCGTCCTCAGGAGCAGGCAGCATTTACGGATGAACGCACCGGTGAAAAAGTTCGTTATCTGTTTCAGAACCGGGGTAAACCGGTGGGAAGAAACATAATAAATCTCACTGTCATTCCGCTTCTCTGCGCCAGAGCGGGTATGTCTGTGGAAGATTCACGCGGTCCCATTACCAGCCACCGCGGCCGTGCTTCTGCCGTTACAGCACTGGCCAGTGTTGCCGGGGGGATGTCTTTACATGAGCTGATGCAGTGGTCCGGCCATTCATCCCCACAGTCAACCCTGCATTATATTCGTATACGTCCGACTCAGCTGGCCGCTTCGTTCGTCAAAGCCGACAGGGTCTCTCATATGATAAGCGTGCTGATTGACCACGATCCGGAAGCCGCCAGTCTGACCGGACCCGCGACGTACTATGATCTGGGTGACTCATACTGCACGAACCCTTTCTGGAGCAGCTGTCAGCACCGGATGGCCTGCATCGGCTGCGATTTTAACCTGCTTAAAGACAGCGCGCGCGGGCTGATAATGGAGAGTAAAGCATCCATCCGGCGTTACCTCGAAGAGGTTCCGCTCACTCCCGATGAGAGATCCATACTGGAGCAGGATGCTGAAAAGGTTGAGCGGGTTCTTACAAGACTGGATCCACAATCCTGA